The following are from one region of the Arachis duranensis cultivar V14167 chromosome 10, aradu.V14167.gnm2.J7QH, whole genome shotgun sequence genome:
- the LOC107469574 gene encoding CCG-binding protein 1: MKSALIRTSSTPLLLDARDVHRHNRTHSTVRYGSTICCSSKKNESNIPKLEPFSRTKFERAVKDPPLIQKSEKDLADYCSTLEGDESYSCWQAYFELKDLEKESPKEDIERLILQTGGVKSLIGCLHGIAIMHNLKKNGVNWAKNVKSEEEDRHCPIPDGLPKSADELLEEEQGRMPDSPFTRLLRSKGKFPAWYSPAPDHQTD; encoded by the exons ATGAAATCAGCACTGATTCGAACCAGTTCTACGCCCCTGCTTCTCGACGCAAGAGATGTTCATCGTCACAACAGAACTCATTCGACAGTGAGATATGGTTCCACGATCTGTTGTTCATCGAAGAAGAACGAGTCTAACATCCCAAAGCTTGAACCTTTTAGCCGAACCAAGTTTGAGAGGGCCGTCAAAGACCCTCCTTTGATCCAAAAATCTGAGAAAGACCTCGCTG ATTATTGCTCAACGCTTGAAGGTGACGAATCCTATAGTTGCTGGCAAGCGTATTTTGAGCTCAAAGATCTTGAG aaAGAGTCACCAAAGGAAGACATAGAGAGGTTGATTCTCCAAACCGGTGGCGTAAAATCCTTAATAGGATGTTTGCATGGCATTGCAATAATGCACAATCTGAAGAAGAACGGTGTCAATTGGGCCAAGAATGTGAAATCTGAGGAGGAAGATAGACACTGTCCTATACCAGATGGGTTACCAAAATCAGCTGATGAATTATTGGAAGAGGAGCAAGGTAGAATGCCTGATTCACCATTTACAAGGCTTCTCAGAAGCAAAGGAAAGTTCCCTGCTTGGTATTCTCCTGCACCTGATCATCAAACAGATTGA